DNA sequence from the Methanolobus sp. ZRKC5 genome:
ATATTCTTCGTTATCTGGCCATATTTGATGTGTGTGCAGAGCAACCAGATTGCTTTCTGCTATCGCCCTTACAAATTCGATACTTTTTTCAGGATATTCAGCCTGCATCCTTTCGAAGTACTTGATGAATTCTTCAGTTCCATCATCCACCAATGGATTGTGCTGAATGTATTCTTTGCCCACGTAGAGTTCAGTTGCCTTTCTGGGATTCCCTTCATAGGCCATTTTGTAGAATGCGATTGCATTGTTCTTGTTTTGTTCCAAATTTTGTTCCATTATCCCCACTCCGTTCCTGTCTAAAATTCAAGAGGTTCTTCAATTGCATAATTAGGACATTTTTCGTAGCAGTTACCACATTCAA
Encoded proteins:
- a CDS encoding nuclear transport factor 2 family protein; protein product: MEQNLEQNKNNAIAFYKMAYEGNPRKATELYVGKEYIQHNPLVDDGTEEFIKYFERMQAEYPEKSIEFVRAIAESNLVALHTHQIWPDNEEYVTMDFFRFDDNGKIVEHWDSIQMIPEESANENGMY